GGCCTCACCACGTTCCACCCGGGCAGCTGCGACACCTGCCCCGTGAACTCGGCGAAAAACACCTGCACCAGCCCGATGGACGAGTCTTCGCCAAAGACGGCGATGACGATCAGGTTTTCCGCCGGGGTGCGGAACGGGCCGATGAACACCTGCGACTGCGCGCCCCCCTGGTGAAGGTGGGCAAAGCCCGCCTCCCCCAGCATCTGCGCCAAGGCGCGCGACGACGCGTGGATGCCGGCCCCCAGCGAGGCCACGCCCATCACGTCCAGCGCCCGCGCGAACCCCCGCTGCGCCAGCACCTGGCCGCTCTCGTTGATCAGCAGCACCAGCCGCAGGCCGGCTTCGCGGGCAAAGCGCTCCACCGGCGCCTCCAGCGCGCCCACGAACTCGGCAAGGTCGCCGCGCCTCATGCCAGCGCCTCGACCACCTTCTGCGCCTCCAGCCGAACGAGGCCCACGTTCACCCGGCTGTCGGCGATCACCACCAGCAGCAGGTCGCCCAGCTGCGGCGGCGCGGCGGCGAAGAGCAGCCCATCCTCGCCCTCCACCTGCATGTACGAGGCGCTTCCGAACTCCGCCGCCTGCACGGACCGCCGCGCCCGGCGGAAGAGCGACGCGACGAGGGCCGCCGCGGCCGGGCCGG
The Longimicrobium sp. genome window above contains:
- a CDS encoding roadblock/LC7 domain-containing protein — its product is MRRGDLAEFVGALEAPVERFAREAGLRLVLLINESGQVLAQRGFARALDVMGVASLGAGIHASSRALAQMLGEAGFAHLHQGGAQSQVFIGPFRTPAENLIVIAVFGEDSSIGLVQVFFAEFTGQVSQLPGWNVVRPTADARAFERDLNAGVENVFGGQVRPSDP
- a CDS encoding roadblock/LC7 domain-containing protein, with protein sequence MSAFGEMLGRINRIPGVRGSMVVAAADGLIVEEELMVGVPGPAAAALVASLFRRARRSVQAAEFGSASYMQVEGEDGLLFAAAPPQLGDLLLVVIADSRVNVGLVRLEAQKVVEALA